In Oryza sativa Japonica Group chromosome 8, ASM3414082v1, the sequence CGAGGATTTCGTGATGGCCCCCCACCTCCACTTGCTCGAGCAAGGCCCATCTCTCCACGTCGCTTGGAGGAGGAGCTGTCTAGCCGCCGTGCTGAGATGCGCAGAATCCATGATGACAATCAGCGCCTAGCTGATGAAATTGTTGGTCTCAGGCAGGCAATGCCTCGTCTGAAGGAAGATCTCCATGCCGCAAGTCAAGCTATACCCAAGCTTCGTGCAGAAAAAGAACTTGAGTCAAGGGAGCTGACTCAGAGGAATCTGAAGTTGGAAGCTGAACTACGTTCCTTAGAACCCCTCAGGCAAGATGCCTTACAGCTACGGTCCGAGGCCGGGAAACTACAGTCAATAAGGCAAGAGATGACTGCAAAGGTGCAGGGGTTGTTAAAAGAGCTTGAGCATCAGAATTCTGAGAACCAGAAAATACCTGTCATGATAGCTGAACGTGATGCTCTTCGGCAGGAACTAGTCCGAATGAGGTACTGAACTATTCTGCATCATATTTCGTGTAAAATGATTGCTTCTTATTGCTTTTCTTGATGGATCAAGTGTTAGTTCTAAGTTGCTGCTTGAAGGAGCGCATTTAGGATCCTTTCCTACAGTTTcaattctaaagaaaaaaagtgGGGTACTTGAGTATCATCTTCCTCTTTTCACCAGGTGGAAGATCAAACTGATTAATATCACTGTAGGGGAACCCTTGAGTACGAGAAGAAGGCAAGGCCTGATCTGACAGCACAGGTGCAGGCAATGGAGAAGGATCTTGTTTCTATGGCTCAGGAATCTGAGAAGCTGAGGGCTGAGATTAAGAAGAGAAATGCACCCAGtaggtttcttttcttttgctagCTTGAAAGTTATGGAAATCAATGGCGCTGACCCACAACAACATACTATGTTTGATTTTAGGTTTCAGCGGCCATGGAGCTTATGGACCACCAATGGCGACTCCAGGGATGGGCCTGCAAGGCGTCTATGATGATGGCTATCCTTCCATAGGCAGCCGCTATGGCACTGGATCTTGGGCACCACATGATCCCCATGGTTATCCACAACTGTGACTGGGCTTCTGATCGTTCTTCCCTGGGCAGTGCTTTATCTTCGTAATATCGCTTGATGGTTGATACTGATCGTGACAAAGCTTTTCTCTTAGTAGAACTTGTGGTGCACAGTAGATGGTCTTTTGGGGGTGCACTTCAAGTGTTGTTAGTTTAGCATATGTAGCAATATACCAGCTATGGTTGCCTTGGTACCTCTCCAAAAAATGTAATCAATGATGACTGTAAGAGGGAATTCAGTGCAacgaagaagaaaaataggaaCTTAAGCTTTACAAGATGCAAGTTTGCGTATGAATATAACAAGGTGGAATCAGTCAGGGCTGGATGTTGCTCAGAAGTTTGTCCCTACCAAATTGCAATAGCAAAAATTACTTATTCATGAGCGATATCTGCAATGCGCAGCATCATGAGCTGTGTTTCCTGAGCAGATGCATATTATTTGCTCCAggataattaatttaattttgtaaATGAGTATCTATTCGCAACAAGCAGTGCAAATTTAAATGATTCTGCTATTACTTGTGTGAAGTTTATACAGTAGTCGTACCTGAAGTTTCTGTGATGTTGGTGTGGGTGCCTAACCCGACGAGGCGCAAATGGCTTCTCTATGCAACGATTAGTAATTCTGAGCGATATGATTCTTTTTCCCCCAATCTCCATTTTTTGGAGTCGAATCCAAGGTGTGACCTTGAGAGAGACATTTGTCCGTGAAAAGCACGAGACAAGTGGCTTGAAGAAGATTGAAGGCATCCTAAAAGCACCAGACAAAATGGAAGATCGAAGAGAGACGGCAGTCAAGATCACTTGCTTGCAGTTGCAGACAACATTCCATCAattatctttcttttttatcaGTTTATTAGATATTGCAAACAAGTCTATCAAGCACAGGTCAGCAAATTATCGAATCCCTTCAACTTTGGAGTAACCGAGCAAATACTGATACCAAGACAAGGATCCAGCTAtttggtgggggtgggggtggggggttgtttttttttttgtttgaactaTCCGGCTAGGGTTAGATTCGAAAATGAATTCGGACTTTTTCCCTTCGGTCACAGAAACTTATACAAAAGTGCTAATATACAGTGTAAACAAATACGGTCCTAACTCCTAACCTATTAGGATAGTTTTGGAAACAAAGACCTAAAAGCATCTCCAACAACCTCTTCAAATTTGACCTTAGATATCCATTTTGTCAGCTTGTTAAAAATTTAGATAGCCAATTTATCTTTCACTCCATCGGCCTTTCTATTTACCCTATCCAATATGATAGTA encodes:
- the LOC4345631 gene encoding protein FLX-like 3, whose amino-acid sequence is MAGRHRIPREYYDERRGFRDGPPPPLARARPISPRRLEEELSSRRAEMRRIHDDNQRLADEIVGLRQAMPRLKEDLHAASQAIPKLRAEKELESRELTQRNLKLEAELRSLEPLRQDALQLRSEAGKLQSIRQEMTAKVQGLLKELEHQNSENQKIPVMIAERDALRQELVRMRGTLEYEKKARPDLTAQVQAMEKDLVSMAQESEKLRAEIKKRNAPSFSGHGAYGPPMATPGMGLQGVYDDGYPSIGSRYGTGSWAPHDPHGYPQL